Proteins encoded together in one Leishmania infantum JPCM5 genome chromosome 20 window:
- a CDS encoding putative coatomer beta subunit has protein sequence MAETAVSSQEESSTLLVGVGKAASAMSSKEIKNALEKGDTTARANALMAIIRLHVNGEPQNYLIMSVIRYITPIDDHLIKKLVLYFWEVVDKRDADGKLLSVIILICSFLRSDLLHPNEYVRGLTLRFLCKVNEVELIEPLVSAVVQNLSHKVAYVRRNAVLAVHYIFKKFPKLLPDAPELVESAIRTETDVSTCRNGLDFLAAFAPERAASYLSDFRDSHTLSAVDGPFLMSVVEFCRQMIRANPYEKARYVPVLFSVLQSKSAAVRYQCATTLLSLSSSPTAIRQATLTYVDIIKVHSDNSVRLIVVEQLNQMRGSYLYVLQDSLLDILSVLQDGSMAIRERVIELAVELVTRRNAETFMQAMRKELLRTNSVDFEVEDANAAMAYRLLIIKAINTALLRHPPSAPSMLPVLLDYLCDTTSTSREVITLIKEVLLSQPELRRDTMKKLSDIFPMMTSSPVMRTALWMFGAYASSADEVLQTLRMLKNAVEPLPFEAPKPLSGDAASLNTTATTNNASSQSNMRAVTTVLEDGTYVTTYTTATPAAAATATNGHGEGDNNDVSSSGLRLALLRGDYFLAAALASTLTKLVVQLFTGEVKGSVDAATRNTAQSDALAILREVLRYGTEADSLHPISADTNEHILLNIELLSNPQAPFMVDVLRASLEALGRAERRSARESGKTDGGGAATASAAAAVQLNAIDTPVVFSQLSEGKDAVFELEATAEGPGAAAKGEGSERKAQLFLKKLEDTMPLSGFNDPVYCEASITVHQFDVSVDWLLVNCTSKQLTNLTIELVSLGGMKLCERPQTYTLNPHETIAVRTSLKVSATESGVIYGTVLYDAPNNQHCSFILNDIHVDIMNYIHPGPCFSAEFREKWGIFDWENKIAVSTTKRDLASLVRFIVQELNMQLLEPYEVEQQEEQDPELELLPTSEENEKCAYVSCNLYAQTAFGEDALANVSVESDGKGLVSGVIRIRSNTQTIAYGIGEKLNMLQKSGKL, from the coding sequence ATGGCGGAGACAGCAGTGTCGAGCcaggaggagagcagcacgcTGCTCGTCGGCGTGGGCAAGGCAGCCAGCGCCATGTCGTCGAAGGAAATCAAGAACGCCCTGGAGAAGGGCGACACCACCGCCCGCGCGAATGCCCTCATGGCCATCATCCGCCTCCACGTGAACGGCGAGCCGCAGAACTACCTGATCATGTCCGTCATCCGCTACATCACCCCCATCGATGACCATCTCATCAAGAAGCTCGTCCTGTACTTTTGGGAGGTGGTTGACAAGCGCGACGCAGACGGCAAACTCCTCTCTGTCATCATTCTCATCTGCAGCTTCTTGCGCAGCGACTTGCTCCACCCGAACGAGTACGTGCGGGGCCTGACGCTGCGCTTCCTCTGCAAGGTGAATGAGGTGGAGCTGATCGAGCCGCTCGTGTCGGCAGTGGTGCAGAACCTGTCGCACAAGGTCGCCTATGTGCGGCGCAATGCGGTGCTGGCAGTGCACTACATCTTCAAGAAGTTCCCAAAGCTGCTCCCCGATGCGCCGGAGCTGGTGGAGTCGGCAATCCGCACCGAGACGGATGTGTCGACGTGCCGCAACGGCCTCGATTTCCTTGCTGCCTTCGCGCCTGAGCGGGCGGCGAGCTACCTCAGTGACTTCCGCGACTCGCACACACTGTCGGCCGTCGATGGGCCATTTCTGATGTCCGTGGTGGAGTTCTGCCGTCAGATGATCCGCGCTAACCCGTACGAGAAGGCGCGCTACGTCCCGGTCCTCTTCTCTGTTCTGCAGAGTAAAAGTGCCGCGGTGCGCTACCAGTGTGCGACGACCCTGCTGAGCCTCTCCTCGTCTCCCACGGCGATCCGTCAGGCGACGCTGACCTACGTCGACATCATCAAGGTGCACTCCGACAACAGCGTGCGGCTGATTGTGGTCGAGCAGCTGAACCAGATGCGCGGGTCGTACCTCTACGTGCTGCAGGACTCGCTGCTCGACATCCTCAGCGTGCTACAGGACGGCTCCATGGCCATTCGCGAGCGCGTAATCGAGCTGGCGGTCGAGCTGGTCACGCGTCGCAACGCCGAGACGTTCATGCAGGCAATGAggaaggagctgctgcgcaccaaCAGCGTGGACTTTGAAGTAGAAGACGCCAACGCTGCCATGGCGTATCGACTGCTCATCATCAAGGCCATAAacacagcgctgctgcgccacccgccgtcggcgccgtcgatgctgccggtgctgctggactACCTGTGCGACACGACCAGCACTAGCAGGGAGGTCATCACTCTCAtcaaggaggtgctgctctcccagccggagctgcgccgcgacacGATGAAGAAGCTGTCGGACATCTTTCCCATGATGACGTCAAGTCCCGTCATGCGCACAGCACTCTGGATGTTCGGCGCGTACGCGTCGTCCGCggacgaggtgctgcagacACTGCGCATGCTCAAGAACGCGGTCGAGCCACTGCCGTTCGAGGCCCCCAAGCCTCTCTccggcgacgcagccagCCTCAACACCACCGCGACCACCAACAATGCCTCTTCCCAGTCCAACATGCGTGCCGTGACGACCGTCCTCGAGGACGGCACGTACGTGACCACCTACACCACGGCCAccccagcagccgcggcgaccgCGACGAACGGTCATGGTGAGGGCGACAACAACGatgtgagcagcagcgggctgcGCTTGGCGCTGCTCAGGGGAGACTacttcctcgccgccgccctcgccagCACCCTCACCAAGCTTGTCGTGCAGCTGTTCACCGGGGAGGTCAAGGGGAGCGTGGATGCGGCGACACGCAACACGGCGCAGTCCGACGCCCTCGCCATCCTGCGCGAGGTACTGCGCTACGGCACGGAGGCGGACTCATTGCACCCTATCAGTGCCGACACCAACGAGCACATCCTCCTGAACATTGAGCTACTCTCCAACCCGCAGGCTCCCTTCATGGTtgatgtgctgcgcgcctCCTTGGAGGCGCTAGGGCGTGCAGAGCGGCGTTCGGCAAGGGAGTCTGGCAAgaccgacggcggcggcgctgccaccgcttctgctgccgctgccgtgcagctGAACGCCATCGACACACCTGTCGTGTTCTCGCAGCTGAGTGAGGGCAAGGATGCCGTCTTCGAACTCGAGGCCACCGCCGAGGGCCCGGGTGCCGcggcgaagggggagggcagcgagcgcaAGGCGCAGCTGTTCCTGAAGAAGCTGGAGGACACGATGCCGCTCTCCGGCTTCAACGACCCCGTCTACTGCGAGGCCAGCATCACGGTTCATCAGTTCGACGTCTCCGTCGACTGGCTGCTGGTGAACTGCACTTCGAAGCAGCTGACGAACCTGACCATCGAGCTCGTCTCGCTCGGCGGCATGAAGCTGTGCGAGCGGCCGCAGACGTACACCCTCAACCCCCACGAGACCATTGCCGTGCGCACCTCGCTGAAAGTGAGCGCCACCGAGAGCGGCGTCATCTACGGCACCGTGCTGTACGACGCGCCGAACAATCAGCACTGCAGCTTCATCCTGAACGACATCCATGTGGACATCATGAACTACATTCATCCGGGCCCGTGCTTCTCCGCGGAGTTCCGAGAGAAGTGGGGAATCTTCGACTGGGAGAACAAGATCGCCGTGTCGACGACGAAGCGCGACCTGGCCAGCTTAGTGCGCTTCATTGTGCAGGAGTTGAacatgcagctgctggagccgtacgaggtggagcagcaggaggagcaggacCCGGAGCTAGAGCTTCTACCGACGTCGGAAGAGAACGAGAAGTGCGCGTACGTCTCGTGCAATCTGTATGCCCAGACCGCCTTTGGCGAGGACGCCTTGGCGAACGTGAGCGTGGAGAGCGACGGGAAGGGTTTGGTGAGTGGCGTGATTCGCATTCGCTCCAACACGCAGACCATCGCCTATGGCATCGGTGAAAAGCTGAACATGCTCCAGAAGTCCGGCAAGCTGTGA
- a CDS encoding RNasePH-like protein, which yields MSLGTAAISLAEVRAVQDGVVNDVREDGRTLLQRRPVYVTSRTSPSSPATAAAGDAQESYNGSYVEVNASGTVVLAAATPSVVDGCATAGPNSSADTEHERASDTGRGRLHITIDAVPHVLDTYASAVGGRNVGRYRRDYLAFLASTMRQVFGAAQVEVQEQQGVAEAEVVQEEAGEATGGAFTASSSSPSAGASWAAPAAGCSGDHMLNGFPAADLYVGEGFGFMIHVDVHVLQSSGGNLFTAIAYAVHAVLRSLRLPAVTLYKAPGDVAGVSVEVDRSKPYRKAVSWAHMPLLCVLLVSPTGHCVVDPTLREEWAMPQQVHVAAGANGQVMYFRYQQLPSRRGNAYQLRTAEPSSATDGCASYVAPPSALSVNDCWSILCDAVHICQAMLHDCEEALTHGESA from the coding sequence ATGTCGCTTGGGACGGCAGCCATCAGCCtcgcggaggtgcgcgccgtTCAAGATGGCGTGGTGAACGACGTACGCGAAGATgggcgcacgctgctgcagcgccggccggTATACGTCACGTCCCGAACAAGCCCTTCTTCCCCGGCTACTGCGGCTGCCGGTGATGCGCAGGAGAGTTACAACGGCAGCTATGTGGAAGTGAACGCCAGCGGCACGGTCGTGTTGGCGGCTGCCACACCTTCGGTCGTGGATGGCTGCGCCACTGCTGGCCCGAACTCTAGCGCTGACACAGAGCATGAACGCGCATCAGACACAGGCAGGGGCAGGCTGCACATCACCATTGATGCCGTGCCGCACGTGCTGGACACGTACGCAAGCGCTGTTGGCGGCCGCAACGTGGGCCGCTACCGCCGCGACTATCTTGCCTTTTTGGCCTCGACTATGCGGCAGGTGTTCGGCGCCGCGCAAGTGGAGGTGCAGGAGCAACAGggcgtggcggaggcggaggtagtgcaggaggaggcgggcgaAGCCACTGGCGGGGCGTTCacggcatcgtcgtcgaGTCCGTCAGCTGGCGCATCTtgggcggcgccagcggcagggtgcagcggcgaccaTATGCTGAACGGCTTCCCTGCAGCGGACTTGTACGTTGGCGAGGGCTTCGGCTTCATGATTCACGTCGACGTGCACGTCCTGCAATCCAGCGGTGGCAACCTGTTCACCGCCATTGCGTACGCCGTCCACGCGGTGCTCCGGTCGCTTCGACTGCCGGCCGTCACCCTGTACAAGGCGCCAGGAGACGTCGCAGGTGTTTCCGTCGAGGTGGATCGCTCGAAGCCGTATCGCAAGGCTGTCAGCTGGGCTCAtatgccgctgctgtgcgtgcttCTTGTGTCGCCGACTGGTCACTGCGTCGTGGACCCTACCTTACGCGAGGAGTGGGCCATGCCGCAACAGGTGCATGTGGCGGCTGGCGCGAACGGCCAGGTGATGTACTTCCGATACCAGCAGCTTCCTTCGCGCCGCGGCAACGCGTATCAGCTGCGGACTGCTGAGCCGTCATCTGCCACGGATGGGTGCGCCAGCTACGTGGCACCACCGTCTGCGTTGAGTGTAAACGACTGCTGGTCTATTTTATGCGACGCAGTGCACATCTGTCAGGCAATGCTGCACGACTGCGAGGAGGCTCTGACCCACGGCGAGAGCGCGTAA